A single window of Gemmatimonadaceae bacterium DNA harbors:
- a CDS encoding TonB-dependent receptor plug domain-containing protein, translated as MPFRTSRPSTARPARWSHMLLLAAAGACGHVPYDPDPEPSGKTAGASQTLTEKDFGSQRVTRVEELFAGRFPGVEVFNAPGGIQVRIRGQTTLHGASEPLYVVDGTPLASGTGGLLAINPRDVARIEVLKDAVSTAEYGLRGANGVIRVTTKR; from the coding sequence ATGCCGTTCCGCACATCGCGTCCATCAACGGCGAGACCTGCTCGCTGGTCGCACATGCTGCTGCTCGCGGCCGCCGGCGCGTGCGGGCATGTCCCGTACGACCCGGATCCCGAGCCGTCCGGCAAGACCGCCGGCGCCAGCCAGACCCTCACCGAAAAGGATTTCGGGAGCCAGCGTGTCACGCGGGTCGAGGAGCTGTTCGCCGGTCGCTTTCCGGGCGTCGAGGTCTTCAATGCGCCGGGCGGGATTCAGGTCCGCATCCGTGGCCAGACCACGCTGCATGGCGCGAGTGAACCCCTCTATGTAGTGGATGGCACACCACTGGCGAGTGGCACCGGAGGCTTGTTGGCGATCAACCCGCGCGATGTCGCCCGCATCGAAGTGTTGAAGGATGCCGTCTCGACCGCCGAGTACGGCCTCCGCGGCGCCAACGGGGTGATCCGCGTGACGACCAAGCGGTAA
- a CDS encoding cation transporter has protein sequence MENLTLTLGGMSCGHCVRAVDEALKAADGVTVENVAVGSATLQYDPAKITPAQIASLVEAEGYKVLSTSSSKSRVIA, from the coding sequence ATGGAAAATCTTACGCTCACGCTTGGCGGCATGTCGTGCGGCCACTGTGTCCGCGCGGTCGACGAGGCGCTCAAGGCGGCCGACGGGGTGACCGTCGAGAACGTCGCGGTGGGCAGCGCGACGCTGCAGTACGATCCCGCGAAGATCACGCCGGCGCAGATCGCGTCGCTGGTGGAAGCGGAGGGCTACAAGGTGCTCTCCACCTCGTCCTCCAAGAGCCGCGTCATCGCGTAA
- a CDS encoding (2Fe-2S)-binding protein translates to MPITLKVNGKSRTVDVPPEMPLLWVLRDELDLKGTKFGCGVSRCGACTVHVNGVAQRTCTMPVSRAAGAEVTTIEGLSPDGAHAVQQAWEELDVPQCGYCQAGQMMAAASLLAKTPNPTDAQIDDALNTNLCRCATYLRIRAAVHRAAEIKAGGAAVPASGKSGKED, encoded by the coding sequence ATGCCGATCACGCTCAAGGTCAACGGCAAGTCCCGCACGGTGGACGTTCCGCCCGAGATGCCCCTGCTGTGGGTGCTCCGCGATGAACTCGATCTCAAAGGCACGAAGTTCGGCTGCGGCGTCTCGCGCTGTGGCGCGTGCACGGTGCACGTGAACGGCGTCGCCCAGCGCACCTGCACCATGCCGGTATCGCGCGCGGCGGGTGCCGAGGTCACGACCATCGAGGGGCTCTCGCCCGATGGCGCGCATGCGGTGCAGCAGGCGTGGGAGGAGCTCGATGTGCCGCAGTGCGGCTACTGTCAGGCCGGCCAGATGATGGCGGCGGCCTCGCTCCTGGCGAAGACGCCGAACCCCACCGATGCGCAGATCGACGACGCGCTGAACACCAACCTCTGCCGCTGCGCGACGTATCTGCGCATCCGCGCCGCTGTCCATCGCGCCGCCGAGATCAAGGCTGGCGGGGCCGCGGTGCCGGCGAGCGGCAAGTCGGGCAAGGAGGATTGA
- a CDS encoding DUF2911 domain-containing protein, with protein sequence MHLPGRTTLQALMVSVALSTPLTSSDAQIRASELQSIAQTVDGTTLRVTYSRPRLRGRTVVFGTKAVQWGEVWTPGANYATVLDVDRDVTMGGVAVPKGKYGIWMIVSRDSTWTMLLDPKWKQFHTEHPKPNDTQLRVPVRANPRAATTEEVLTFSFPSVSARGGTLAMQWARMRLTVPFQVTPTLSEKLPEAEARPYVGTYVLDSLGKAMGKLIVTYADGGLKARFDPNDGYFNTFALMRTGRNLFTVGLFEAAEVYAGGEIYEVLKPDLQLTFTLSGGSVTLEMRDDNDALWFSGKRAPER encoded by the coding sequence ATGCACCTGCCTGGCCGTACCACCCTGCAGGCGCTGATGGTCAGCGTCGCGCTCAGCACCCCGCTCACGTCGAGCGACGCCCAGATTCGCGCGAGCGAACTGCAATCGATCGCCCAGACCGTGGACGGCACCACGCTGCGGGTCACGTACTCGCGCCCGCGGCTGCGCGGACGCACCGTCGTCTTCGGCACCAAGGCGGTGCAGTGGGGCGAGGTGTGGACGCCCGGTGCCAACTACGCCACGGTGCTGGACGTCGACCGGGATGTCACCATGGGTGGCGTCGCCGTCCCCAAGGGCAAGTACGGCATCTGGATGATCGTCTCGCGCGACTCCACCTGGACGATGCTGCTCGATCCGAAATGGAAGCAGTTTCACACCGAGCATCCCAAGCCCAACGACACCCAGCTGCGTGTGCCGGTGCGCGCGAACCCGCGCGCCGCCACGACCGAGGAGGTGCTGACCTTCTCGTTTCCGTCGGTCAGCGCCCGCGGTGGGACGCTGGCGATGCAATGGGCGCGGATGCGGCTGACCGTCCCCTTTCAGGTCACGCCCACGCTTTCGGAGAAGCTACCGGAAGCGGAGGCGCGACCGTATGTCGGCACCTATGTGCTCGATTCGCTGGGCAAGGCGATGGGCAAGCTCATCGTCACCTACGCCGACGGCGGACTCAAGGCCCGCTTCGACCCGAACGATGGGTACTTCAACACCTTCGCGCTCATGCGAACGGGGCGGAACCTGTTCACGGTGGGGCTGTTCGAAGCGGCTGAGGTGTACGCCGGCGGCGAGATCTATGAGGTGCTCAAGCCGGACCTGCAGCTCACCTTCACCCTGAGCGGCGGCAGCGTGACCCTGGAGATGCGCGACGACAATGACGCGCTGTGGTTCAGCGGAAAACGGGCGCCCGAGCGCTAA
- a CDS encoding PEP-CTERM sorting domain-containing protein (PEP-CTERM proteins occur, often in large numbers, in the proteomes of bacteria that also encode an exosortase, a predicted intramembrane cysteine proteinase. The presence of a PEP-CTERM domain at a protein's C-terminus predicts cleavage within the sorting domain, followed by covalent anchoring to some some component of the (usually Gram-negative) cell surface. Many PEP-CTERM proteins exhibit an unusual sequence composition that includes large numbers of potential glycosylation sites. Expression of one such protein has been shown restore the ability of a bacterium to form floc, a type of biofilm.) encodes MQYRLSSFAALAACIVLPLRAEAQLTLLGQSAATGGGLGAVATVLTLQSSGNTTSESGCVAPDGTATCGFANVGVGTGASQTQIQPVSAFPGLTGSNFRLFLNAVEPGNDNTITVNNLVVRLYSSAGAQVFSSQNLPSPITLTNTLSGVGNFGFLFGLSGPDAAAFQTALTASPAASIGVGANITNASGGPETTSIGVGPGVTSVVPEPSTYLLMASGLGGLLLLRRKRMA; translated from the coding sequence ATGCAGTACCGTCTTTCCTCGTTCGCCGCACTCGCGGCGTGCATCGTGCTCCCGCTGCGCGCGGAAGCGCAGCTCACGCTGCTTGGACAGTCAGCCGCCACCGGCGGCGGACTCGGCGCCGTCGCCACCGTGCTCACGCTGCAGAGCTCGGGCAATACCACCAGCGAAAGCGGCTGCGTGGCGCCCGATGGCACAGCCACCTGCGGTTTTGCGAACGTCGGTGTCGGGACCGGCGCCAGTCAGACGCAAATTCAGCCCGTCTCGGCGTTTCCCGGCCTCACCGGCAGCAACTTCCGTCTCTTCCTCAACGCGGTCGAGCCGGGCAACGACAACACGATCACGGTGAACAACCTCGTCGTGCGTCTGTACAGCAGCGCGGGGGCCCAGGTGTTCAGCAGCCAGAACCTGCCCAGCCCGATCACCCTGACCAACACCCTCAGCGGTGTTGGCAACTTCGGCTTCTTGTTCGGGCTGAGCGGCCCCGATGCGGCCGCGTTTCAGACCGCGCTGACCGCCAGTCCGGCCGCGTCGATCGGCGTGGGGGCAAACATCACCAACGCGTCGGGTGGCCCGGAAACGACGAGCATCGGCGTCGGCCCGGGGGTCACCAGCGTGGTCCCGGAGCCGTCGACGTACCTGCTGATGGCGTCGGGGCTGGGCGGGCTCCTGCTGCTGCGCCGTAAGCGCATGGCCTGA
- a CDS encoding alpha-D-glucose phosphate-specific phosphoglucomutase, which translates to MVQTIPTSPFADQRPGTSGLRKKTRVFQQPHYLENFVQALLDEAQIPTGGTLVIGGDGRFHNREAVRTIIAMAAANGVTDILVGRGGLLSTPAASHLIRQGAAGGIILSASHNPGGPDGDFGIKYNTANGGPAPESFTNAVAARAAALTSYKIAELPPFDLDAIGTHTVGTITLDVVDPVEAYATLMERLFDFAAIRRLIAGGFRLRFDAMHAITGPYAVELLERRLGAPAGTVINATPLPDFGGGHPDPNLTYAHDLVEECFGAHAPDFGAASDGDGDRNMILGRRFFVTPSDSLAVLAANATLVPGYAEGIAGVARSMPTSAAVDAVADALGIPCFETPTGWKFFGNLLDAGRITLCGEESFGTGSNHVREKDGVWAVLFWLNIIAARGEGVEQIVREHWARFGRNYYTRYDYEGVPTDAANAVMAHLRGQFATLPGATLRGRRVRAADDFSYTDPVDGSVSRNQGVRILFDDGARIIFRLSGTGTEGATIRVYIESRETRSEMLAQDTAAALSDLVFAALAVSTLVELTGRAEPTVIT; encoded by the coding sequence ATCGTTCAGACCATCCCGACGTCCCCGTTCGCTGACCAGCGGCCGGGGACGTCCGGTTTACGGAAGAAGACGCGTGTCTTCCAGCAGCCGCACTACCTCGAAAACTTCGTGCAGGCGCTGCTCGACGAAGCGCAGATCCCCACCGGCGGCACGCTGGTGATCGGCGGAGATGGGCGCTTTCACAATCGCGAGGCGGTGCGCACGATCATCGCGATGGCGGCGGCGAATGGCGTCACCGACATCCTGGTCGGGCGCGGAGGCCTGCTCTCCACCCCCGCGGCGTCGCATCTCATTCGACAAGGCGCGGCCGGCGGCATCATCCTCTCGGCGAGCCACAACCCCGGCGGGCCCGATGGCGACTTCGGGATCAAGTACAACACCGCCAACGGCGGCCCCGCGCCCGAGTCGTTCACCAACGCCGTGGCGGCCCGCGCGGCGGCGCTGACGTCGTACAAGATCGCCGAGCTGCCCCCGTTCGATCTCGATGCAATCGGCACCCACACCGTGGGCACGATCACGCTGGACGTGGTCGATCCGGTCGAGGCGTACGCGACCCTCATGGAGCGCCTCTTCGACTTTGCGGCCATTCGCCGGCTCATCGCCGGCGGCTTTCGGCTGCGCTTCGATGCGATGCACGCCATCACCGGTCCGTATGCCGTGGAACTGCTCGAGCGGCGCCTCGGCGCGCCCGCGGGCACCGTCATCAACGCGACGCCGCTCCCGGACTTTGGCGGCGGCCACCCCGACCCCAACCTGACCTACGCGCACGACCTCGTGGAGGAGTGCTTCGGCGCGCACGCGCCCGACTTCGGGGCGGCGTCGGATGGCGACGGCGACCGCAACATGATCCTGGGCCGTCGCTTCTTTGTCACGCCGAGCGACTCGCTCGCCGTCCTCGCGGCCAACGCGACGCTGGTCCCCGGCTACGCCGAGGGCATTGCCGGCGTGGCGCGCTCGATGCCCACGAGCGCTGCCGTGGACGCCGTCGCCGACGCGCTCGGCATCCCCTGCTTCGAGACGCCCACCGGCTGGAAGTTCTTTGGCAATCTGCTCGACGCCGGCCGCATCACTCTGTGCGGTGAAGAGAGCTTTGGCACCGGCTCCAATCACGTGCGCGAAAAGGACGGCGTCTGGGCGGTGCTCTTCTGGCTCAACATCATCGCCGCCCGCGGTGAAGGCGTGGAGCAGATCGTCCGCGAACACTGGGCGCGCTTCGGGCGGAACTACTACACGCGCTACGACTACGAAGGGGTGCCCACCGACGCGGCCAACGCGGTGATGGCGCATCTCCGCGGGCAGTTCGCCACCCTGCCCGGCGCCACCCTGCGCGGCCGCCGCGTACGCGCTGCCGATGACTTCAGCTATACCGATCCCGTGGACGGCTCGGTCAGCCGCAACCAGGGCGTACGCATCCTCTTCGACGACGGCGCGCGCATCATCTTCCGCCTGAGCGGCACCGGCACCGAGGGCGCGACGATTCGCGTGTATATCGAATCGCGCGAAACGCGCAGCGAGATGCTGGCGCAGGACACCGCCGCCGCCCTCAGTGATCTGGTGTTCGCCGCGCTGGCAGTGTCGACGCTGGTGGAGCTGACGGGGAGAGCGGAGCCGACAGTCATTACCTAG
- a CDS encoding VOC family protein has translation MSVSKSDMFGRADTAQPALPGTYGEAPPGYRLPQALRLGPVHLQVSNLDRSLNWYQVVLGLRELARAGDLVTLGAADGTPLVILERRPGTRPIRPGSRLGLYHFAILLPSRAELGKFVQHLAALGARAGSSDHLVSEALYLQDPDGLGIEVYRDRARSDWQRMARELMMATDPLDVQGVLAAAQGEPWSGMPAGTVMGHLHLHVGDIALAERFYHAAFGFDKMVWRYPGALFLAAGGYHHHLGTNTWAQGAPAPSETDARLDHWTVVLPTAADVAAVRASLESAGFGADGALWRDPWGTGLRVAVPTLASR, from the coding sequence ATGAGCGTCTCCAAGTCCGACATGTTCGGCCGCGCCGACACCGCGCAGCCCGCGCTCCCCGGAACGTATGGCGAAGCGCCCCCCGGCTACCGACTTCCGCAGGCGTTGCGCCTCGGACCGGTGCATCTGCAGGTCTCGAACCTCGACCGCTCGCTCAACTGGTACCAGGTGGTGCTTGGGCTGCGGGAACTCGCACGCGCCGGCGATCTGGTGACTCTTGGCGCGGCGGACGGCACCCCACTGGTCATCCTCGAGCGTCGGCCCGGCACGCGCCCCATTCGCCCCGGTTCGCGCTTGGGGCTGTATCACTTCGCCATTCTGCTCCCCAGTCGCGCCGAACTCGGGAAGTTCGTACAGCATCTGGCGGCGCTTGGTGCGCGCGCGGGCTCCAGTGATCACCTCGTGTCCGAGGCGCTCTATCTGCAGGACCCCGACGGCCTGGGGATTGAGGTGTACCGCGACCGTGCGCGTTCCGACTGGCAGCGCATGGCCAGGGAACTCATGATGGCCACCGACCCCCTCGACGTTCAGGGGGTGCTCGCGGCTGCCCAGGGCGAACCGTGGAGCGGTATGCCCGCCGGCACGGTGATGGGCCATCTGCATCTCCACGTCGGCGACATCGCGCTCGCCGAGCGGTTCTATCATGCCGCGTTCGGCTTCGACAAGATGGTCTGGCGCTATCCCGGGGCGCTCTTCCTTGCGGCCGGTGGCTATCACCATCACCTCGGCACCAACACCTGGGCGCAAGGCGCCCCCGCGCCCAGCGAGACTGATGCCCGGCTCGATCACTGGACGGTCGTGCTGCCGACGGCCGCGGACGTGGCCGCGGTGCGGGCAAGCCTGGAGTCGGCAGGGTTTGGCGCGGACGGCGCGCTGTGGCGCGACCCGTGGGGAACCGGGCTCCGGGTGGCCGTTCCGACGTTGGCGTCCCGCTAA
- a CDS encoding serine/threonine protein kinase, translating to MSASPPTFDLREQLQRHLGETFLLDRELRGGGSARVFLATEIALERRVVLKVLPPDVSRGVDAERFRREILFVARLQHPHLVPLLNAGTVTLDNRGELRWFSMPFVEGQSVRDLLQREALAMSDVLRLLRELASALAYAHSRGIVHRDIKPENMLLSDGVSMIADFGVAKALDNAATIGPDGKRVTTTSTVLGTPAYMAPEQIVSATVVDHRADIYAFGCVAYELFTGAPPLLRDSLRATLAAQVSDAPVPILEKRPELAPSLAEVIMRCLEKDPNRRLASASTIVKTLDELTQTAHISGAFTAVRPAAAPPLETPAPPAPAAPPAPTPPDTPVHSTARSGLTVLGLAFAAIATIAAVTWFLNRG from the coding sequence ATGTCCGCCTCGCCACCGACCTTCGATCTGCGAGAGCAACTGCAGCGCCATCTGGGGGAGACCTTCCTCCTCGATCGCGAGCTGCGCGGAGGCGGCAGCGCCCGGGTCTTTCTGGCGACGGAGATCGCCCTCGAGCGGCGCGTCGTGCTCAAGGTGCTCCCCCCCGATGTGTCACGGGGCGTCGACGCCGAACGGTTCCGGCGCGAGATCCTGTTCGTGGCGCGGCTCCAGCATCCGCATCTCGTGCCGCTGCTCAACGCCGGGACGGTGACGCTCGACAACCGCGGTGAACTCCGGTGGTTCAGCATGCCCTTCGTGGAAGGGCAGTCGGTGCGCGACCTGCTGCAGCGCGAAGCCCTCGCCATGAGCGACGTGCTGCGCCTGCTGCGCGAGCTCGCCTCGGCGTTGGCGTACGCGCACAGTCGCGGCATCGTGCATCGGGACATCAAGCCCGAAAACATGTTGTTGAGCGACGGCGTCTCCATGATCGCCGACTTTGGCGTCGCAAAGGCGCTCGACAATGCGGCCACGATTGGCCCTGATGGGAAGCGCGTCACCACGACGAGCACCGTCCTCGGGACTCCAGCCTACATGGCGCCCGAGCAGATCGTGTCGGCCACGGTCGTCGATCATCGGGCAGACATCTACGCGTTCGGCTGCGTGGCGTACGAGCTCTTCACCGGTGCGCCGCCGCTGTTGCGCGATTCCTTGCGCGCGACCCTCGCCGCGCAGGTCTCCGATGCCCCGGTGCCGATTCTCGAGAAGCGCCCGGAACTCGCGCCCTCGCTGGCCGAGGTCATCATGCGCTGCCTCGAAAAGGATCCGAATCGGCGGCTGGCCTCGGCGTCCACCATCGTGAAGACGCTCGACGAGCTCACGCAGACCGCGCACATCAGCGGCGCCTTCACGGCCGTCCGGCCGGCGGCGGCACCGCCGCTCGAAACGCCTGCGCCCCCTGCTCCGGCGGCGCCCCCGGCGCCGACCCCACCCGACACGCCGGTGCACTCCACCGCACGCTCGGGGCTCACCGTGCTCGGCCTCGCCTTCGCCGCCATCGCGACGATTGCCGCGGTGACCTGGTTCCTCAATCGCGGCTGA
- a CDS encoding response regulator, with product MLRRVVGDRVPVEVTLATEDPTIQGDAGLIGQVLLALIFNARDACLAVPAAQAPSITITTRHVVHQPEEQTEWPGLTLGPCVELEVSDTGSGMSPAVLARAFEPFFTTKPVGSAHGLGLSTVHGIMQQLGGAVELTSQLGMGTTVRLRFPEQIEMAPRRMSGSQPAIAEPQGTALLAEDEPAVRTAIRRMLQVLGFRVVEAGDGAEALATWREHREEIDVIVTDIRMPRMSGPEFAKAVRAHTPTFPIVFASGYADEGLAEATAFDQFLDKPFTSARLREALAAVRGQAP from the coding sequence ATGCTGCGGCGGGTCGTGGGCGACCGGGTGCCGGTGGAGGTCACGCTCGCGACCGAGGATCCCACGATTCAGGGCGACGCCGGACTCATCGGACAGGTGCTCCTCGCGCTCATCTTCAATGCACGGGATGCGTGTCTGGCGGTGCCGGCGGCACAGGCACCCTCGATCACCATCACCACGCGGCACGTGGTGCACCAGCCGGAAGAACAGACGGAGTGGCCGGGACTCACGCTCGGGCCCTGCGTCGAACTCGAGGTGTCCGACACCGGGAGTGGCATGAGCCCCGCGGTGCTCGCGCGGGCCTTCGAACCGTTCTTCACCACCAAGCCGGTCGGCAGCGCCCATGGCCTCGGGCTCTCCACGGTGCATGGCATCATGCAGCAGCTCGGTGGGGCCGTGGAGCTCACCTCCCAACTCGGCATGGGGACCACGGTCCGGCTCCGCTTCCCCGAGCAGATCGAGATGGCGCCGCGGCGCATGTCGGGATCACAACCGGCGATTGCGGAGCCGCAGGGCACCGCCCTGCTCGCCGAAGACGAGCCGGCCGTGCGCACCGCGATCCGACGGATGCTCCAAGTCCTCGGCTTTCGCGTGGTCGAGGCCGGTGATGGTGCGGAAGCACTCGCGACCTGGCGCGAGCACCGTGAGGAGATCGACGTGATCGTCACCGACATCCGGATGCCGCGCATGAGCGGGCCGGAGTTCGCGAAGGCGGTGCGGGCGCACACGCCGACGTTTCCGATCGTGTTTGCGTCGGGCTATGCCGACGAAGGGCTCGCCGAGGCGACCGCGTTCGATCAGTTCCTCGACAAGCCCTTCACCAGTGCGCGGCTCAGAGAAGCGCTGGCGGCAGTGCGCGGGCAAGCGCCCTGA
- a CDS encoding molybdopterin-dependent oxidoreductase: MTMTDNTLPGVNRRDFLKVTALAGGGILLASYAEPLEAIERLGTAAADPMLSAYIRITADNIVTITAKNPEIGQGIKTMLPMLIAEELDVDWKNVRIEQADFDPTKYQAQIAGGSTATPTNWLPMRRAGAAGRQMLLAAAAQQWNVPVSELTTEPGVVVHAASKKRATYGSLAAAAAAVPAPDLNTVPLKDAKNFRIIGTRQKTYDLKGILTGKPMFGIDVVVPGMHYAAFVKSPVYAAKVKSANLDVVKAQPGVTHAFVVDGGTALTGLMPGVAIIGKNWWMVQQARKKLVVEWAEHPTAQQSSAGMAAKAAELFTQAPHRTMRKDGDFATAIKGAAKTIKAEYSYPFIAHAPLEPQNCTAQMVGDKLEIWSNSQTPQAGRTLVANTLGIKEDQITLHMTRAGGGFGRRLNNDYMVEAAWIAREAKVPVKLLWTREDDIQHDFYRPGGYHQFTAGIDANGKLIAFRNHSVTFGEGERFAPSADIGPGEYPARFVPHFQMDVSLMPLGVPTGALRAPRSNALSFVFQGFIDEVAEAAGQDPLQYRIDMLKAPVPDAQLQQFTPQQQAGFMDAQRVIGVLEMARDVSGWNNRKSLPKGTGMGVAFYYSHRGYFAEVVQATVSKAGELKVDKVWVVGDVGSDIINPNHAESQSQGAALDALAQALGQEITFTGGRADQSNFNNFPLLRLKQAPPVVEVHWKKTTFPPTGIGEPAMPPFIPALMGAIHMATGKRVRQIPLTKVDLKWA, translated from the coding sequence ATGACCATGACCGACAACACGCTGCCCGGCGTCAATCGCCGCGACTTCCTCAAGGTCACCGCGCTCGCCGGCGGCGGCATCCTGCTCGCGAGCTACGCCGAACCGCTCGAGGCCATTGAACGCCTGGGCACCGCGGCGGCCGACCCGATGCTGAGCGCGTACATCCGCATCACCGCCGACAACATCGTCACGATCACCGCCAAGAATCCGGAGATCGGCCAGGGCATCAAGACGATGCTGCCGATGCTGATCGCCGAAGAGCTGGATGTGGACTGGAAGAACGTCCGCATCGAGCAGGCAGACTTTGATCCGACCAAGTATCAGGCGCAGATCGCCGGTGGCTCCACCGCGACGCCCACCAACTGGTTGCCGATGCGCCGCGCCGGTGCGGCCGGGCGCCAGATGCTGCTCGCCGCGGCCGCGCAGCAGTGGAACGTGCCGGTGAGTGAGCTCACGACGGAGCCCGGCGTGGTGGTGCATGCCGCGAGCAAGAAGCGCGCGACGTACGGTTCGCTCGCCGCAGCCGCGGCCGCCGTGCCGGCCCCGGATCTCAACACCGTGCCGCTCAAGGATGCGAAGAACTTCCGCATCATCGGTACGCGGCAGAAGACGTACGACCTCAAGGGCATCCTCACCGGCAAGCCGATGTTCGGCATCGACGTGGTCGTGCCGGGGATGCACTACGCCGCATTCGTGAAGTCGCCGGTGTACGCGGCCAAGGTGAAGAGCGCCAACCTCGACGTCGTGAAGGCACAGCCGGGCGTGACGCATGCGTTCGTTGTGGACGGTGGCACTGCGCTGACCGGCCTCATGCCGGGCGTGGCCATCATCGGCAAGAACTGGTGGATGGTGCAGCAGGCGCGCAAGAAACTGGTGGTGGAGTGGGCGGAGCATCCCACCGCGCAGCAGTCGAGCGCCGGCATGGCCGCCAAGGCCGCCGAGCTGTTCACGCAGGCGCCGCATCGGACCATGCGCAAGGACGGCGACTTCGCCACGGCCATCAAGGGCGCGGCCAAGACGATCAAGGCCGAGTACAGCTATCCGTTCATTGCCCACGCGCCGCTCGAGCCGCAGAACTGCACGGCCCAGATGGTCGGCGACAAGCTCGAGATCTGGTCCAACTCCCAGACGCCGCAGGCGGGTCGCACGCTCGTCGCGAACACGCTGGGCATCAAGGAAGACCAGATCACGCTGCACATGACGCGCGCCGGTGGTGGCTTTGGGCGTCGCCTGAACAACGACTACATGGTCGAAGCGGCGTGGATCGCACGCGAAGCCAAGGTGCCGGTGAAGCTCCTCTGGACGCGTGAAGACGACATCCAGCACGACTTCTATCGCCCCGGTGGCTATCACCAGTTCACCGCCGGCATCGATGCCAACGGCAAGCTGATCGCCTTCCGCAATCACAGCGTCACCTTTGGCGAAGGCGAGCGTTTCGCGCCGAGCGCCGATATCGGCCCGGGCGAGTACCCCGCGCGCTTCGTGCCGCACTTCCAGATGGACGTGTCGCTGATGCCGCTGGGTGTGCCGACGGGCGCGCTTCGGGCGCCCCGCTCGAACGCGCTGTCGTTCGTGTTCCAGGGCTTCATCGACGAAGTGGCGGAAGCCGCGGGTCAGGATCCGCTGCAGTACCGGATCGATATGCTCAAGGCGCCGGTGCCGGACGCGCAGCTGCAGCAGTTCACGCCGCAGCAGCAGGCGGGCTTCATGGACGCGCAGCGGGTGATTGGCGTGCTTGAGATGGCGCGCGACGTGTCCGGATGGAACAACCGGAAGAGCCTGCCGAAGGGGACCGGCATGGGCGTGGCATTCTACTACTCGCACCGCGGGTACTTCGCCGAGGTGGTGCAGGCCACGGTGAGCAAGGCTGGTGAGCTCAAGGTCGACAAGGTGTGGGTGGTCGGCGATGTCGGCAGCGACATCATCAATCCCAACCATGCCGAGTCGCAGTCGCAGGGCGCGGCGCTCGACGCCCTCGCGCAGGCGCTCGGTCAGGAGATCACCTTCACCGGTGGCCGCGCCGATCAGTCGAACTTCAACAACTTCCCGCTGCTGCGCCTCAAGCAGGCGCCGCCGGTCGTGGAAGTGCACTGGAAGAAGACCACCTTCCCGCCCACGGGTATCGGTGAGCCCGCCATGCCGCCGTTCATTCCGGCGCTGATGGGCGCGATCCACATGGCCACCGGCAAGCGCGTTCGCCAGATTCCGCTGACCAAGGTGGACCTCAAGTGGGCGTAA